Proteins from a single region of Tamandua tetradactyla isolate mTamTet1 chromosome 12, mTamTet1.pri, whole genome shotgun sequence:
- the KIF23 gene encoding kinesin-like protein KIF23 isoform X4 — MKPARNKTPRKPLVKKGSQTNLKDPVGVYCRVRPLSFPDQECCIEVINNTTVQLHTPEGYRLNRNGDCKETQYSFKRVFGTHTTQKELFDVVANPLADDLIHGKNGLLFTYGVTGSGKTYTMTGSPGEGGLLPRCLDMIFNSIGSFQAKRYVFKSNDRNSMDIQCEVDALLERQKREAMPKTPSSKRQIDPEFADMITVQEFCKAEEVDEDSVYGVFVSYIEIYNNYIYDLLEEVPFDPIKPKWNSCNTPMRNPDFVPPQSKLLREDKNHNMYVAGCTEVEVKSTEEAFEVFWRGQKKRRIANTHLNRESSRSHSVFNIKLVQAPLDADGDNVLQEKEQIIISQLSLVDLAGSERTNRTKAEGNRLREAGNINQSLMTLRTCMEVLRENQMYGTNKMVPYRDSKLTHLFKNYFDGEGKVRMIVCVNPKAEDYEESLQVMRFAEVTQEVEVARPVDKAICGLTPGRRYRNQVRGGPVGDEPLVTEVVLQSFPPLPSCEILDINDEQTLPRLIEALEKRHHLRQMMIDEFNKQAITFKALLQEFDNAVLNKENYIQGKLNEKEKLISGQKLEIERLEKKNKTLEYKIEILEKTTTIYEEDKRNLQQELETQNQKLQRQFSDKRRLEARLQGMVTETTMKWEKECERRVAAKQLEMQNKLWVKDEKLKQLKAIVTEPKPEKPERPSRERDREKVTQRSASPSPVPLSSNYIAQISNGQQLMSQPQLHRRSNSCSSISVASCISEWEQKIPPYNTPLNVTSIARRRQQEPGQSKTCIVSDRRRGMYWTEGREVVPTFRNEIEIEEDHCCRGDVYKTRGGGQSVQFTDIETLKQESPSGRKRRSSTVAAPQPDGTEGEWTDVETRCSVAVEMRAGSQLGPGYQHHAQPNGGQLSFLFHVSIPLLQHHLLKFLCFACLFVSGKCMGWESNPGPPRGRQEFYH; from the exons ATGAAGCCAGC AAGGAATAAGACACCCAGGAAACCTTTAGTGAAGAAAGGATCCCAAACGAACCTTAAAGACCCAGTTGGG GTATACTGTAGGGTGCGCCCACTGAGCTTTCCTGATCAAGAGTGTTGTATAGAAGTGATCAATAACACAACTGTTCAGTTGCATACTCCTGAGGGTTATAGACTGAACCGCAATGGGGACTGTAAGGAG ACTCAGTATTCATTTAAACGAGTATTTGGTACTCACACTACCCAGAAAGAACTGTTTGACGTTGTGGCTAACCCCTTGGCAGATGACCTCATTCATGGCAAAAATG GTCTTCTTTTTACATATGGTGTTACTGGAAGTGGAAAAACTTACACGATGACTGGTTCTCCAGGGGAAGGAGGGCTGCTTCCTCGTTGTTTGGACATGATCTTTAACAGTATCGGGTCCTTTCAGGCCAAGCGATAT GTTTTTAAATCTAATGATAGGAATAGTATGGATATACAATGTGAGGTTGATGCCTTATTAGAACGACAGAAAAGAGAAGCTATGCCCAAGACTCCATCTAGCAA gcgTCAAATAGATCCAGAGTTTGCAGATATGATAACTGTACAAGAATTTTGTAAAGCAGAAGAGGTTGATGAAGATAGTGTCTATGGTGTATTTGTCtcttatattgaaatatataataattacatATATGATCTGTTGGAAGAAGTGCCATTTGATCCCATAAAGCCAAA GTGGAACAGTTGCAACACTCCCATGAGGAACCCAGATTTTGT acCACCACAATCTAAATTGCTTCGTGAAGACAAGAACCATAACATGTATGTTGCAGGATGTACAGAAGTAGAAGTGAAGTCTACTGAGGAGGCTTTTGAAGTTTTCTGGAGAG GCCAGAAAAAGAGACGTATTGCTAATACTCATTTGAATCGTGAGTCCAGTCGTTCCCATAGCGTGTTCAATATTAAATTAGTCCAGGCTCCTTTGGATGCAGATGGAGACAATGTCTTACAG gaaaaagaacaaatcatTATAAGCCAGTTGTCATTAGTAGATCTTGCTGGAAGCGAAAGAACCAATCGGACAAAAGCAGAAGGGAACAGATTACGTGAAGCTG GCAACATTAATCAGTCACTAATGACGTTAAGAACATGTATGGAAGTCCTTAGAGAAAACCAGATGTATGGAACTAACAAG atGGTTCCATATCGAGATTCAAAGTTAACCCATCTGTTCAAGAACTACTTTGACGGGGAAGGAAAGGTGCGCATGATTGTGTGTGTGAATCCAAAGGCTGAAGACTATGAAGAAAGCTTG CAAGTCATGAGGTTTGCGGAAGTGACCCAAGAAGTTGAAGTAGCAAGACCAGTAGACAAGGCAATATGTGGTTTAACACCTGGGCGGCGATATAGGAACCAAGTTCGGGGAGGTCCAGTTGGAGATG AACCCTTGGTTACAGAAGTGGTTTTGCAGAGTTTTCCACCTTTACCATCATGTGAAATTTTGGATATCAACGATGAACAGACCCTTCCCAGACTGATTGAAGCCTTAGAGAAACGACATCACCTACGGCAAATGATGATTGATGAGTTTAACAAACAGG CAATTACTTTTAAAGCGTTGTTACAAGAATTTGACAATGCTGttttaaataaggaaaactacattcaaggaaaactaaatgaaaaagaaaagttgatttcAGGACAGAAATTGGAAATAGAACggctggaaaagaaaaacaaaactttagaaTATAAG ATTGAGATTTTAGAGAAAACAACTACTATCTATGAAGAAGATAAGCGCAATTTGCAACAGGAACTTGAAACCCAGAATCAGAAACTTCAGCGACAGTTTTCTGACAAACGCAGATTAGAAGCTAGGTTGCAAGGCATGGTGACAGAAACAACAATGAAGTGGGAGAAGGAATGC GAGCGTCGAGTAGCAGCTAAACAGCTGGAGATGCAGAATAAACTCTGGGTCAAAGATGAGAAACTGAAACAGCTGAAGGCTATTGTTACGGAACCCAAACCTGAAAAGCCAGAGAGACCCTCTCGTGAGCGGGATCGAGAAAAAGTTACTCAAAGATCTGCTTCTCCATCACCAGTACCT ctTTCTAGTAACTATATTGCTCAGATTTCCAACGGCCAGCAACTCATGAGCCAGCCGCAGCTCCATAGGCGCTCTAACTCTTGCAGCAGCATTTCTGTAGCTTCCTGTATTTCGGAATGGGAGCAGAAAATTCCTCCGTACAACACACCTCTCAATGTCACATCTATTGCAAGGCGTAGGCAGCAGGAGCCAGGACAAAGTAAAACTTGTATCGTGTCAGACAGAAGGCGAGGGATGTACTGGACTGAAGGCAGGGAGGTGGTTCCTACATTCAGAAATGAGATAGAAATAGAAGAGGATCATTGCTGCAGG GGTGATGTTTATAAAACAAGGGGTGGCGGACAATCTGTTCAGTTTACTGATATTGAAACCTTAAAGCAAGAATCACCAAGTGG TCGGAAACGAAGATCTTCCACAGTAGCAGCTCCCCAGCCAGATGGTACAGAAGGGGAATGGACTGACGTAGAAACAAGG tgttctgtggctgtggagaTGAGAGCAGGATCTCAGCTGGGACCTGGATATCAGCATCATGCACAACCCAA cGGGGGTcaactttcattccttttccatgtaagtatcccgttattgcagcaccatttgttgaaatttttgtgttttgcttgtttgtttgtttctgggaagtgcatgggctgggaatcaaatccaggtccccctcgtggcaggcaagaattctaccactga
- the KIF23 gene encoding kinesin-like protein KIF23 isoform X5, translating into MKPARNKTPRKPLVKKGSQTNLKDPVGVYCRVRPLSFPDQECCIEVINNTTVQLHTPEGYRLNRNGDCKETQYSFKRVFGTHTTQKELFDVVANPLADDLIHGKNGLLFTYGVTGSGKTYTMTGSPGEGGLLPRCLDMIFNSIGSFQAKRYVFKSNDRNSMDIQCEVDALLERQKREAMPKTPSSKRQIDPEFADMITVQEFCKAEEVDEDSVYGVFVSYIEIYNNYIYDLLEEVPFDPIKPKPPQSKLLREDKNHNMYVAGCTEVEVKSTEEAFEVFWRGQKKRRIANTHLNRESSRSHSVFNIKLVQAPLDADGDNVLQEKEQIIISQLSLVDLAGSERTNRTKAEGNRLREAGNINQSLMTLRTCMEVLRENQMYGTNKMVPYRDSKLTHLFKNYFDGEGKVRMIVCVNPKAEDYEESLQVMRFAEVTQEVEVARPVDKAICGLTPGRRYRNQVRGGPVGDEPLVTEVVLQSFPPLPSCEILDINDEQTLPRLIEALEKRHHLRQMMIDEFNKQAITFKALLQEFDNAVLNKENYIQGKLNEKEKLISGQKLEIERLEKKNKTLEYKIEILEKTTTIYEEDKRNLQQELETQNQKLQRQFSDKRRLEARLQGMVTETTMKWEKECERRVAAKQLEMQNKLWVKDEKLKQLKAIVTEPKPEKPERPSRERDREKVTQRSASPSPVPLSSNYIAQISNGQQLMSQPQLHRRSNSCSSISVASCISEWEQKIPPYNTPLNVTSIARRRQQEPGQSKTCIVSDRRRGMYWTEGREVVPTFRNEIEIEEDHCCRGDVYKTRGGGQSVQFTDIETLKQESPSGRKRRSSTVAAPQPDGTEGEWTDVETRCSVAVEMRAGSQLGPGYQHHAQPNGGQLSFLFHVSIPLLQHHLLKFLCFACLFVSGKCMGWESNPGPPRGRQEFYH; encoded by the exons ATGAAGCCAGC AAGGAATAAGACACCCAGGAAACCTTTAGTGAAGAAAGGATCCCAAACGAACCTTAAAGACCCAGTTGGG GTATACTGTAGGGTGCGCCCACTGAGCTTTCCTGATCAAGAGTGTTGTATAGAAGTGATCAATAACACAACTGTTCAGTTGCATACTCCTGAGGGTTATAGACTGAACCGCAATGGGGACTGTAAGGAG ACTCAGTATTCATTTAAACGAGTATTTGGTACTCACACTACCCAGAAAGAACTGTTTGACGTTGTGGCTAACCCCTTGGCAGATGACCTCATTCATGGCAAAAATG GTCTTCTTTTTACATATGGTGTTACTGGAAGTGGAAAAACTTACACGATGACTGGTTCTCCAGGGGAAGGAGGGCTGCTTCCTCGTTGTTTGGACATGATCTTTAACAGTATCGGGTCCTTTCAGGCCAAGCGATAT GTTTTTAAATCTAATGATAGGAATAGTATGGATATACAATGTGAGGTTGATGCCTTATTAGAACGACAGAAAAGAGAAGCTATGCCCAAGACTCCATCTAGCAA gcgTCAAATAGATCCAGAGTTTGCAGATATGATAACTGTACAAGAATTTTGTAAAGCAGAAGAGGTTGATGAAGATAGTGTCTATGGTGTATTTGTCtcttatattgaaatatataataattacatATATGATCTGTTGGAAGAAGTGCCATTTGATCCCATAAAGCCAAA acCACCACAATCTAAATTGCTTCGTGAAGACAAGAACCATAACATGTATGTTGCAGGATGTACAGAAGTAGAAGTGAAGTCTACTGAGGAGGCTTTTGAAGTTTTCTGGAGAG GCCAGAAAAAGAGACGTATTGCTAATACTCATTTGAATCGTGAGTCCAGTCGTTCCCATAGCGTGTTCAATATTAAATTAGTCCAGGCTCCTTTGGATGCAGATGGAGACAATGTCTTACAG gaaaaagaacaaatcatTATAAGCCAGTTGTCATTAGTAGATCTTGCTGGAAGCGAAAGAACCAATCGGACAAAAGCAGAAGGGAACAGATTACGTGAAGCTG GCAACATTAATCAGTCACTAATGACGTTAAGAACATGTATGGAAGTCCTTAGAGAAAACCAGATGTATGGAACTAACAAG atGGTTCCATATCGAGATTCAAAGTTAACCCATCTGTTCAAGAACTACTTTGACGGGGAAGGAAAGGTGCGCATGATTGTGTGTGTGAATCCAAAGGCTGAAGACTATGAAGAAAGCTTG CAAGTCATGAGGTTTGCGGAAGTGACCCAAGAAGTTGAAGTAGCAAGACCAGTAGACAAGGCAATATGTGGTTTAACACCTGGGCGGCGATATAGGAACCAAGTTCGGGGAGGTCCAGTTGGAGATG AACCCTTGGTTACAGAAGTGGTTTTGCAGAGTTTTCCACCTTTACCATCATGTGAAATTTTGGATATCAACGATGAACAGACCCTTCCCAGACTGATTGAAGCCTTAGAGAAACGACATCACCTACGGCAAATGATGATTGATGAGTTTAACAAACAGG CAATTACTTTTAAAGCGTTGTTACAAGAATTTGACAATGCTGttttaaataaggaaaactacattcaaggaaaactaaatgaaaaagaaaagttgatttcAGGACAGAAATTGGAAATAGAACggctggaaaagaaaaacaaaactttagaaTATAAG ATTGAGATTTTAGAGAAAACAACTACTATCTATGAAGAAGATAAGCGCAATTTGCAACAGGAACTTGAAACCCAGAATCAGAAACTTCAGCGACAGTTTTCTGACAAACGCAGATTAGAAGCTAGGTTGCAAGGCATGGTGACAGAAACAACAATGAAGTGGGAGAAGGAATGC GAGCGTCGAGTAGCAGCTAAACAGCTGGAGATGCAGAATAAACTCTGGGTCAAAGATGAGAAACTGAAACAGCTGAAGGCTATTGTTACGGAACCCAAACCTGAAAAGCCAGAGAGACCCTCTCGTGAGCGGGATCGAGAAAAAGTTACTCAAAGATCTGCTTCTCCATCACCAGTACCT ctTTCTAGTAACTATATTGCTCAGATTTCCAACGGCCAGCAACTCATGAGCCAGCCGCAGCTCCATAGGCGCTCTAACTCTTGCAGCAGCATTTCTGTAGCTTCCTGTATTTCGGAATGGGAGCAGAAAATTCCTCCGTACAACACACCTCTCAATGTCACATCTATTGCAAGGCGTAGGCAGCAGGAGCCAGGACAAAGTAAAACTTGTATCGTGTCAGACAGAAGGCGAGGGATGTACTGGACTGAAGGCAGGGAGGTGGTTCCTACATTCAGAAATGAGATAGAAATAGAAGAGGATCATTGCTGCAGG GGTGATGTTTATAAAACAAGGGGTGGCGGACAATCTGTTCAGTTTACTGATATTGAAACCTTAAAGCAAGAATCACCAAGTGG TCGGAAACGAAGATCTTCCACAGTAGCAGCTCCCCAGCCAGATGGTACAGAAGGGGAATGGACTGACGTAGAAACAAGG tgttctgtggctgtggagaTGAGAGCAGGATCTCAGCTGGGACCTGGATATCAGCATCATGCACAACCCAA cGGGGGTcaactttcattccttttccatgtaagtatcccgttattgcagcaccatttgttgaaatttttgtgttttgcttgtttgtttgtttctgggaagtgcatgggctgggaatcaaatccaggtccccctcgtggcaggcaagaattctaccactga
- the KIF23 gene encoding kinesin-like protein KIF23 isoform X6 — protein sequence MKPARNKTPRKPLVKKGSQTNLKDPVGVYCRVRPLSFPDQECCIEVINNTTVQLHTPEGYRLNRNGDCKETQYSFKRVFGTHTTQKELFDVVANPLADDLIHGKNGLLFTYGVTGSGKTYTMTGSPGEGGLLPRCLDMIFNSIGSFQAKRYVFKSNDRNSMDIQCEVDALLERQKREAMPKTPSSKRQIDPEFADMITVQEFCKAEEVDEDSVYGVFVSYIEIYNNYIYDLLEEVPFDPIKPKWNSCNTPMRNPDFVPPQSKLLREDKNHNMYVAGCTEVEVKSTEEAFEVFWRGQKKRRIANTHLNRESSRSHSVFNIKLVQAPLDADGDNVLQEKEQIIISQLSLVDLAGSERTNRTKAEGNRLREAGNINQSLMTLRTCMEVLRENQMYGTNKMVPYRDSKLTHLFKNYFDGEGKVRMIVCVNPKAEDYEESLQVMRFAEVTQEVEVARPVDKAICGLTPGRRYRNQVRGGPVGDEPLVTEVVLQSFPPLPSCEILDINDEQTLPRLIEALEKRHHLRQMMIDEFNKQAITFKALLQEFDNAVLNKENYIQGKLNEKEKLISGQKLEIERLEKKNKTLEYKIEILEKTTTIYEEDKRNLQQELETQNQKLQRQFSDKRRLEARLQGMVTETTMKWEKECERRVAAKQLEMQNKLWVKDEKLKQLKAIVTEPKPEKPERPSRERDREKVTQRSASPSPVPNAPPIRLRHRRSRSAGDRWVDHKPASNVQTETVMQPHVPHAITVSVANEKALAKCEKYMLTHQELASDGEIETKLIKGDVYKTRGGGQSVQFTDIETLKQESPSGRKRRSSTVAAPQPDGTEGEWTDVETRCSVAVEMRAGSQLGPGYQHHAQPNGGQLSFLFHVSIPLLQHHLLKFLCFACLFVSGKCMGWESNPGPPRGRQEFYH from the exons ATGAAGCCAGC AAGGAATAAGACACCCAGGAAACCTTTAGTGAAGAAAGGATCCCAAACGAACCTTAAAGACCCAGTTGGG GTATACTGTAGGGTGCGCCCACTGAGCTTTCCTGATCAAGAGTGTTGTATAGAAGTGATCAATAACACAACTGTTCAGTTGCATACTCCTGAGGGTTATAGACTGAACCGCAATGGGGACTGTAAGGAG ACTCAGTATTCATTTAAACGAGTATTTGGTACTCACACTACCCAGAAAGAACTGTTTGACGTTGTGGCTAACCCCTTGGCAGATGACCTCATTCATGGCAAAAATG GTCTTCTTTTTACATATGGTGTTACTGGAAGTGGAAAAACTTACACGATGACTGGTTCTCCAGGGGAAGGAGGGCTGCTTCCTCGTTGTTTGGACATGATCTTTAACAGTATCGGGTCCTTTCAGGCCAAGCGATAT GTTTTTAAATCTAATGATAGGAATAGTATGGATATACAATGTGAGGTTGATGCCTTATTAGAACGACAGAAAAGAGAAGCTATGCCCAAGACTCCATCTAGCAA gcgTCAAATAGATCCAGAGTTTGCAGATATGATAACTGTACAAGAATTTTGTAAAGCAGAAGAGGTTGATGAAGATAGTGTCTATGGTGTATTTGTCtcttatattgaaatatataataattacatATATGATCTGTTGGAAGAAGTGCCATTTGATCCCATAAAGCCAAA GTGGAACAGTTGCAACACTCCCATGAGGAACCCAGATTTTGT acCACCACAATCTAAATTGCTTCGTGAAGACAAGAACCATAACATGTATGTTGCAGGATGTACAGAAGTAGAAGTGAAGTCTACTGAGGAGGCTTTTGAAGTTTTCTGGAGAG GCCAGAAAAAGAGACGTATTGCTAATACTCATTTGAATCGTGAGTCCAGTCGTTCCCATAGCGTGTTCAATATTAAATTAGTCCAGGCTCCTTTGGATGCAGATGGAGACAATGTCTTACAG gaaaaagaacaaatcatTATAAGCCAGTTGTCATTAGTAGATCTTGCTGGAAGCGAAAGAACCAATCGGACAAAAGCAGAAGGGAACAGATTACGTGAAGCTG GCAACATTAATCAGTCACTAATGACGTTAAGAACATGTATGGAAGTCCTTAGAGAAAACCAGATGTATGGAACTAACAAG atGGTTCCATATCGAGATTCAAAGTTAACCCATCTGTTCAAGAACTACTTTGACGGGGAAGGAAAGGTGCGCATGATTGTGTGTGTGAATCCAAAGGCTGAAGACTATGAAGAAAGCTTG CAAGTCATGAGGTTTGCGGAAGTGACCCAAGAAGTTGAAGTAGCAAGACCAGTAGACAAGGCAATATGTGGTTTAACACCTGGGCGGCGATATAGGAACCAAGTTCGGGGAGGTCCAGTTGGAGATG AACCCTTGGTTACAGAAGTGGTTTTGCAGAGTTTTCCACCTTTACCATCATGTGAAATTTTGGATATCAACGATGAACAGACCCTTCCCAGACTGATTGAAGCCTTAGAGAAACGACATCACCTACGGCAAATGATGATTGATGAGTTTAACAAACAGG CAATTACTTTTAAAGCGTTGTTACAAGAATTTGACAATGCTGttttaaataaggaaaactacattcaaggaaaactaaatgaaaaagaaaagttgatttcAGGACAGAAATTGGAAATAGAACggctggaaaagaaaaacaaaactttagaaTATAAG ATTGAGATTTTAGAGAAAACAACTACTATCTATGAAGAAGATAAGCGCAATTTGCAACAGGAACTTGAAACCCAGAATCAGAAACTTCAGCGACAGTTTTCTGACAAACGCAGATTAGAAGCTAGGTTGCAAGGCATGGTGACAGAAACAACAATGAAGTGGGAGAAGGAATGC GAGCGTCGAGTAGCAGCTAAACAGCTGGAGATGCAGAATAAACTCTGGGTCAAAGATGAGAAACTGAAACAGCTGAAGGCTATTGTTACGGAACCCAAACCTGAAAAGCCAGAGAGACCCTCTCGTGAGCGGGATCGAGAAAAAGTTACTCAAAGATCTGCTTCTCCATCACCAGTACCT AACGCACCACCAATTCGTCTCCGACACAGACGATCACGCTCTGCAGGAGACAGATGGGTAGATCATAAGCCTGCCTCTAACGTCCAAACTGAAACAGTCATGCAGCCACATGTCCCTCATGCCATCACAGTCTCTGTTGCAAATGAAAAGGCACTAGCTAAGTGTGAGAAGTATATGCTGACCCACCAGGAACTAGCCTCCGATGGGGAGATTGAAactaaactaattaag GGTGATGTTTATAAAACAAGGGGTGGCGGACAATCTGTTCAGTTTACTGATATTGAAACCTTAAAGCAAGAATCACCAAGTGG TCGGAAACGAAGATCTTCCACAGTAGCAGCTCCCCAGCCAGATGGTACAGAAGGGGAATGGACTGACGTAGAAACAAGG tgttctgtggctgtggagaTGAGAGCAGGATCTCAGCTGGGACCTGGATATCAGCATCATGCACAACCCAA cGGGGGTcaactttcattccttttccatgtaagtatcccgttattgcagcaccatttgttgaaatttttgtgttttgcttgtttgtttgtttctgggaagtgcatgggctgggaatcaaatccaggtccccctcgtggcaggcaagaattctaccactga